Below is a genomic region from Raphanus sativus cultivar WK10039 chromosome 4, ASM80110v3, whole genome shotgun sequence.
TACTTTCTTCTTATCCGTTGAGTAGCCCCACTTTTCTGGTTCGCTAACCTGCAGTTGCATCCAGCAATAAGCAACGATAGAAATTGAAAAGCGGCAACCAACTAACAGTGGATTGTATCATTGGTGTATTAACAAGTATAATAATCTGCTCATGTTCCTCTGTTATGAGCACAACTAGAGAAGATGTATGAGCCTAAGAAAAGTGCTAAGCATAAAACAATGGATCAGGGGGGTATCTAATAACACCCACAACCATTGCTCACTggtatctatctatctatctctgTAATCAGTCAATAATCATTGCTCATAAACatcaaaagagaaagagaaagggaCAAACCGCGGCAGGCCAAGCAGGAAAGCCTTTGAGTTTGGCAAGCACGAGATCGCCAACCTTCCACTGACGGCGAGCAGATGCAGCCGCGGCAGCCTTACCACCGCCTTTCTTGCGGCTGGGAGCCATCAGGGGGGGAAAGACGATAGAGATGAGGAATCAATCTAAGTCTCTCCAAGTGAAGAAGCCAGGAGAAGATTAGGAGTGGGGGGCTAGGGTTCTTCGGTAGCAGCAGGCATTGAATAACAATCCAATCGACGGAAAGAAGGAAGGGAGATGGTAGATAGAAATCAGGTCTAGTAAACCCTAATCGATGGTGCGAATCGAATCGCTtttgtggaagaagaagaagaagaagaagaagaagaagaagattcgcagattgagaggaggaggaggaggagcctgGACGCCTGGTGGTGTGTAATCAAAAAAATTGAtaatggctctctctctctctctgggtGGTCGGTGTAGGGTTTGCAAATTTGCAAAGGACTAGTATAACGTGCGCTGTATTATACATGCGTAAGTTAACATGACGACTAAAAGATAATCAATTGGGTTTAATTGATCCAGTTAAAAGATTCAAGTGTTTATTTGATACTTATAAAAGGTTCAGGGGCCGGATTTGAGATTAGACAATATTCATCGTCCTTCCTTTTAcacgaaagaaagaaagagaaaaagaagaaacaaagttGACGGAGGCAACTGATCACTTTCTCCGACTCCGACTCCGAAGGGGATTAGAAGAAGATGGAACAATGGGGAGGATTGTGTTGCACAGGAGCCGCCGCTCTTTATCTTCTCAGCCGCCGAACTGCAAGGTTCTCATTTATTTCCTTCTCCCCGTCAAAAAGTGGTTCCcttccttttgttttctttttgtttggttcaGTGAGACTCAGTGTGTCAGTGTGTCTGCTCCAAATGTTCTTTGGCTCTGCAACAGGGATGTTGACTTTCTCACATCGGCCACTAGGGTTGACCATCTCAAGGATTTGGGTATATATGCTGTTTCTCTCTCTGTTTGTCTCCCCCTCACTTTACTTTGATGTGATGGGTTGGGTTGGTTCTCAAaagcatctctctctctctctctttctttttttttttgtgcagaGAGCAGCAAGGTGTTGCCTTCGATGATAATCGCAGTATCAGGAGTAGTTGGCTCTGAGACACCCATCAAGTGTGAGCACAGTGACATTCTCGCTGTTATTCTCCAGGAAACTGTATGTGTTTTAGATTTGCCGGTTTTGGAACgattagtgtttttttcttttttattttgactaAGAATAAGAAAACAATTTGACTCTCTTTCTTTTAGGCAGCGCAACATTTTCTCAAGCGTAATTGGAAGTTTTCATGGGTTCAAGACACTGCTTTCATGCTCCCCGTCTCTAAGGAAGTCCCTTGGTTTCTGGTTaccccttctctctctctctctctctctgctatTTCTGCTTTTAACTGCTTTGAACTCTCAATTTTATGTGTGATATGATAGGACGATGGGACAGGCCGCGTGATCGTAGAGGGAGCTCAGAGTGCTATAGGCTTTGCCTTGACCGCCGGTGCTGAAGTTTTAGAAAAGCCAGAGCCATCTTCCCTTCTTCGTGGCACACTAGATTATCTCCGAGGCCTCAAGGTCTCTCTTTCCTTCCCTTCCTTCCTTGTCAGCTCTCTTTGGTAACACCACCCATTATTGTCTTCAGATGCTTGGAATAAGACGCGTTGAGCGTGTTCTCCCTATCGGTACACCCCTTACTGTTGTTGGTCAGGTATGACTCACTCCCTTTTCTTCTTATATACCCTAACAAGTAACAAGACTACCCTTCTTATATCTCATTTTGGATGTTGCCTCTACAACAGACTATAAAGGATGGTGTTGGAGATGTCAAGATTCAAAAACCCGATCAAGGCCGCCCTTTCTACGTCTCCCCTATACCTCTCGATCAGCTCATCTCTAATGCGGGGAAGTGGTCAAGGTCATCTCTTATCTCTCTTccatgatatatattatatactacaAAGGTTGTAAAAGTCTAAAAatatcctctctctctctctctctctctctttttatttatgtgGCAGGAGGTTCAAGAAAGCCTCAATGGGTTTAGCTATTGTTGGTGTGATTATGATTTCAATGCCTGTGATTCAACATATTCTAATGAGGACAGGAGATCTTCTAGAGACAAGGCGGCAGCAGCGACTGTTACAGAGAAGAAGGTAATTCTCAGCTgctaaaacaaattaataactcATTCCAAATTAAGTTGTCAACGGCTTGTTGCAGAGATGCTGATGCAGCTTCTAACAGAGAGAGAGCAGCTGCTGGGAGAGAGGAAGTAGTGGCCGAAGAAGGTTTGCAGTAACTTCTTAGTGTGAATCATTTCTTTTTTACTGAATATGGTTTGGAGTATGCTCTGGTTAcagattatattatatgatcACCAGAATTGGAGAATAGCTTAGATGGTAGAAGCACAGATGACGATGATCTCTGTATAATATGCATTGAGCACAAGTGTGATGCCATTTTTATTCCGTAAGAGGACtgcttttgtcttttctttttcagaaaaaaaaatcatctcaCTCACTGATCATTGGCATGGTAGATGTTTGattcctttatttttatttttttggtttttggttcggAATTGTAGGTGCGGTCATATGTGCTGCTGCTTAACATGCTCTTTGATGTTGGAGGGGAAGCCTTGCCCTCTTTGCCGGGGAGGAGATTTGGTTGTCAAGGTGATCCGCAATTGAACACAAAGAGACTCAGctctctgctctctctctctcacatatTTGAACTTAAACATTCATATATGCCAAAGGCCAATCTTAACCAGCAAACAAACAATCCTATCCTTATTCTCGTCCCTACTTGACTTGTATTTTGACTTTGAGCAGAAGAACCAACTTTGCATGGCAAGCTCTTGTTGTAATTGGAAAAAAGAGTTTTCACGTAAAAACCTCCCACATAGAGAATTGAGtctataaaacatattttatataaatatctgAGAACGTCATTGGATACCAAGTGTAACAAAACGTCATTGGACACCAAGTGAATGGGTCAAACGGGCTTGTCTTAACCCCTCACCCTGGAAAGTCCCGGGCCACTATTCAGCAGAGATGCGGCCTCGGTAACGAGAGAGTCTTGCTGTTGGAGATACACAATCGGGGCTGAGACACGTGTGTGTGGAGCTTATGTGGTCTCTCATCCGCGAATGATACCATGGCCGTTGGTAACAAAACAGGATTCAACAGAACGGTGCTTACGTTTCCAATGACAAACgtcttttttatataataacttCTTGTGTTGTTTCTAGACGCTTTG
It encodes:
- the LOC108854302 gene encoding E3 ubiquitin-protein ligase SPL1 isoform X2; this encodes MEQWGGLCCTGAAALYLLSRRTARDVDFLTSATRVDHLKDLESSKVLPSMIIAVSGVVGSETPIKCEHSDILAVILQETAAQHFLKRNWKFSWVQDTAFMLPVSKEVPWFLDDGTGRVIVEGAQSAIGFALTAGAEVLEKPEPSSLLRGTLDYLRGLKMLGIRRVERVLPIGTPLTVVGQTIKDGVGDVKIQKPDQGRPFYVSPIPLDQLISNAGKWSRRFKKASMGLAIVGVIMISMPVIQHILMRTGDLLETRRQQRLLQRRRDADAASNRERAAAGREEVVAEEGAVICAAA
- the LOC108854302 gene encoding E3 ubiquitin-protein ligase SPL1 isoform X1, translated to MEQWGGLCCTGAAALYLLSRRTARDVDFLTSATRVDHLKDLESSKVLPSMIIAVSGVVGSETPIKCEHSDILAVILQETAAQHFLKRNWKFSWVQDTAFMLPVSKEVPWFLDDGTGRVIVEGAQSAIGFALTAGAEVLEKPEPSSLLRGTLDYLRGLKMLGIRRVERVLPIGTPLTVVGQTIKDGVGDVKIQKPDQGRPFYVSPIPLDQLISNAGKWSRRFKKASMGLAIVGVIMISMPVIQHILMRTGDLLETRRQQRLLQRRRDADAASNRERAAAGREEVVAEEELENSLDGRSTDDDDLCIICIEHKCDAIFIPCGHMCCCLTCSLMLEGKPCPLCRGGDLVVKVIRN
- the LOC130511430 gene encoding LOW QUALITY PROTEIN: uncharacterized protein LOC130511430 (The sequence of the model RefSeq protein was modified relative to this genomic sequence to represent the inferred CDS: deleted 2 bases in 1 codon), translating into MASSCCNWKKDPGPLFSRDAASVTRESCCWRYTIGAETRVWSLCGLSSANDTMAVGNKTGFNRTVLTFPMTNVFFI